The Lentisphaera araneosa HTCC2155 DNA window GCTTTTTTATTCTATGTACCCAGCAAGCCTAAATCTTTACTTGATAGAGGAATTATTTACTAGTTTATAAGCATCTTACTTTATGCCGTTCTCATTTTATCAGCTAGTCTTTTCCGAAAAAATATCTTAGTGTTGTTCGCCCTGTGAGGTTTATTGAATTTTTTCTGGCAGTGATGTCATGTTGCCCTTGTCCTATGTGTACTTAAAGAAAAAAAGGTCTTAAGATGAAGATAATAAAACGATTATTAATACTTCTGGGTTTTTCTTTGGGAGCTACAGAAAAACCTAATGTTATTTTGATATTTGCCGATGATTTAGGTATAGAAATGTTAGGAGCGTATGGTCAAAAGGTTATTAATACGCCAAATATTGATCGCTTGGCAGAAGAAGGGATGAAATTCAATAATTATTATGGAGCAGTTTTTTGTGCGCCAGCTCGCTGGACCTTGCTTAGCGGATTACATGATGGCCGCCTAGGTGGATGGAGTCATAATCGGGCTGGTTTACCGATTAAATATGACATGAATCAGATGTCTTTGGCTGAGTATGAAATGGCCTTTGCGGAGCATAAAAAAACCTCTCTTAAGATAGATGATAGTGAAGTGTTTTTGGCTCAAATGGCTGCGAAAGCGGGTTATTATACAGGGCAAATAGGGAAGTTAGATCGTGGCTTTTTAACATGGGATGAAAGAGTGAAGCGCCATGGATGGGATTATCACTATGGTTATTATGATCATGTTAGGGCTCATGGATTTTATCCACCTTACCTTTGGGAGAATGGTAAAAAAATATTAATCGAAGGTAATGATAGTCCTACTTGTGGAAAAACGTCTGACGCTTCGGATGAACCTGTAGGTTGGGGTGGAACAGTGTATTCTCAAGATCTTTTTTTGGATAAGATTTTAAGCTTTATACGAAAAAATAAATCGCGTCCCTTTTTTCTATACCATCCCACCCAGTTACCACATGGCCCCATTGCGGTTAATGAAATTGATCCGCTATTTAAGGATCGTGCTGATCTTAATTTTGTGGAAAAAAAATATGCCACAATGATTAAGATCTTAGATGATCATGTTGGTGAGATAGTCAAAGAGCTCAAGAAACAAGGTATTGATGACAAAACAGTTATCTTCTTCACTTCAGATAATGGACATGAATTATACTACGATCCGACCCGTTCTTTTAATAAGCAGCTTCTTGCTAATGGTGAAAAAGCTGATTTAGATAATAACAAATGGAGAAGTTCTGACTTCGGTGATGTTTTTAATGCCGTTGGTACACGTGCAGGTCTAAAGAGATCTGTTTATCAAGGAGGCGTTCAAGTGCCAATGATTGTGCGATGGCCCGGAAATATTGCACAAGGTACAGAAACAAAACACCTTAGTGCTCATTATGACTTCATGGCAACATTAGCCGAGATATGTGGTGCGGAAGTACCTAAGGGGAAGGATTCATTATCATATTTGCCTACCTTGAAGAGTGAAAAGCAACTTGTAGAACATGACTATGTGATCATAGGCAAGAACCAAAGGCAGATGGGGAAGAGTGCTCTTATCAGTAAAACGGGGTACAAATTGATCGAAGTGGACCGTAAACGAGACCTCTTTCAGCTATATGATTTACGAAGCGATAATGATGAACGTCATAATATTATAGCCCAATTTCCTGAACTTGCAGAAAAGTTAAAAAAGCAACTTTTGAGTCAGTTAGAATCAACACGCCCAGATTTAAACTAAGTGAGAAAACAAATGTATAAAAAACTATTAACTCTTATTCTGATTTTTAGCTCGATGAATTTATTTGCGAGTAATATTAAAGTTATTAATGTAGCGGACTTCGGCGTTTATCCTGGAGAGGATGCGAGCCCTGGAGTTTACAAAGCTTTAGAAGCCTGTCGTCAATATGAGCGTGCGAAACTCGTCTTCCCCAAAGGGGACTATGATTTTTATCCAGAGTATGCACGAGAAAAATACTGTTCAATCTCTAATAATGATAACGGTATGAAGCGTATGGCATTTCCTTTGCTTAATTTCAAAAATCTGGAAGTTGACGGAGGAGGATCTGAGTTTTTTTTCCATGGAAGAATAGTCCCCTTTGTCATCGAAGGTTCAGAGAATATTTTGGTGCATAACTTTTCTGTCGATTGGAAGCGTACGTTTCATTCCGAAATGCTTGTCCAGGGCGGCAGTGTTAAAGGTCAGTATTGGGATGTAACAATTGACAAGAAAAAATACCCTTATGAAATAGAGAACGAGGAATTGGTGTTTTATGGTCGTGGCTGGAAAGAAGAGATCGGCCAAAATATCGTATGGGATCCTAATACGTCTGCTCCCATCTACAATACAAAGAAGTATGGTTTTGCTTATGGTGGAAGAAGAGGGGGTGTTATAAAATGTCGCAAGTTGGCAAATGGTCATCTTCGTTTAAGTACAAAGATCAAAGCAGTACCACCGAAGGGATCAGTATTTGTTTGTAAAGGGTTACATACAACAAATCGTTTAACGCCCGGCTTTAGAGTATTTGATAACAGCGATATCACTCTAAAGGATATTACAGTATATCACGCAGGAAGTATGGGGCTGATTGCAGAACGGACAAAAAACATAACTCTCGATAAGTTTAATGTGCACACTCGTGAAGGTTCAGGCCGGACAGTTAGTACCACTGCAGATGCAACACATTTTGTGAATTGTGGAGGCTTATTAACAATTAAGAACTCGACATTTAAGCATATGCTAGATGATGCTACTAATATTCACGGCAATTACCTCTTAGTCACCAAAGTTATCGATGATTACACTCTTGGTTTTTCGACAAGTCACTTTCAACACGAGGGTTTTGTTTTTGCCAGGACTGGAGATCACCTTCGCTTTGTCAGTCAGGATGAGTTACTTGAATCAGGTACTGCTGTTGTTGAATCTGTTAAAGTATATAACAGTACTTACCGAGAAGTTAAATTCACATCCAAGGTCAAGCATTTGGCAAATACCGACACAGCGGCCAATAATATAACATGGATGCCTGAGCTACACATTGATAATTGTGTAGTAGAAGAAAATAGAGCCCGTTCAATTCTGATTACGACCTTTAAAAAAGCCTTGGTTGAAAATTGTCGTTTCTCATCAATGATGGCAGGGATTCTCGTAGAAGGCGACACCCATGTTTGGCATGAAGCAGGTCAAGTAGAGAACTTGACTATACGCAATAATGAGTTTGGAGATATGTGCTACGGGGGCAAAGGTGCAGTTTTTCAGGTGTCACCAAAAATCCCCAAAGATAAAAGAAAAAGAGGCTTCTATCACCGCAATATTGTTTTTGAAAATAACACAATAAATACCTTTGATAACATCATGGTTGAAGCACTATCAGTAGATGGCTTGATTTTCAGGAATAACATAATTAAGAGAAGTGGAACATTTGAACCTCTCAATAAAGAACAAAAGGCATTTAATTTTGAAAAGTGTAAAAATATCCTTCTAGAAGGAAATATTTTGTATGGTAGAAAAATCCAACAGAGTGATGTTTCTTTAAGTGCTGAATGCGAAAAAGTGAACATTAGGTAATCTGAAGGGAGAATCTAATGAAAATTTTTACTTACCTATTTCTATTTTTCAGTTATGTGAGTTTTGCTGATACAGCAAAACCTAATATTATCTGGGTGGTTATGGAAGATTTATGTCCCGACTTTGGCTGCTATGGAAATGACTTGATAAAGACACCTAATTTAGATCAGCTTGCTAGTGAAGGAACCTTATATACGAATGCCTTTGCAAGCGCTCCTGTGTGCTCGACTGCCCGCTCGGCATTCTTTACTGGGATGTATCAATC harbors:
- a CDS encoding right-handed parallel beta-helix repeat-containing protein, translated to MYKKLLTLILIFSSMNLFASNIKVINVADFGVYPGEDASPGVYKALEACRQYERAKLVFPKGDYDFYPEYAREKYCSISNNDNGMKRMAFPLLNFKNLEVDGGGSEFFFHGRIVPFVIEGSENILVHNFSVDWKRTFHSEMLVQGGSVKGQYWDVTIDKKKYPYEIENEELVFYGRGWKEEIGQNIVWDPNTSAPIYNTKKYGFAYGGRRGGVIKCRKLANGHLRLSTKIKAVPPKGSVFVCKGLHTTNRLTPGFRVFDNSDITLKDITVYHAGSMGLIAERTKNITLDKFNVHTREGSGRTVSTTADATHFVNCGGLLTIKNSTFKHMLDDATNIHGNYLLVTKVIDDYTLGFSTSHFQHEGFVFARTGDHLRFVSQDELLESGTAVVESVKVYNSTYREVKFTSKVKHLANTDTAANNITWMPELHIDNCVVEENRARSILITTFKKALVENCRFSSMMAGILVEGDTHVWHEAGQVENLTIRNNEFGDMCYGGKGAVFQVSPKIPKDKRKRGFYHRNIVFENNTINTFDNIMVEALSVDGLIFRNNIIKRSGTFEPLNKEQKAFNFEKCKNILLEGNILYGRKIQQSDVSLSAECEKVNIR
- a CDS encoding arylsulfatase translates to MKIIKRLLILLGFSLGATEKPNVILIFADDLGIEMLGAYGQKVINTPNIDRLAEEGMKFNNYYGAVFCAPARWTLLSGLHDGRLGGWSHNRAGLPIKYDMNQMSLAEYEMAFAEHKKTSLKIDDSEVFLAQMAAKAGYYTGQIGKLDRGFLTWDERVKRHGWDYHYGYYDHVRAHGFYPPYLWENGKKILIEGNDSPTCGKTSDASDEPVGWGGTVYSQDLFLDKILSFIRKNKSRPFFLYHPTQLPHGPIAVNEIDPLFKDRADLNFVEKKYATMIKILDDHVGEIVKELKKQGIDDKTVIFFTSDNGHELYYDPTRSFNKQLLANGEKADLDNNKWRSSDFGDVFNAVGTRAGLKRSVYQGGVQVPMIVRWPGNIAQGTETKHLSAHYDFMATLAEICGAEVPKGKDSLSYLPTLKSEKQLVEHDYVIIGKNQRQMGKSALISKTGYKLIEVDRKRDLFQLYDLRSDNDERHNIIAQFPELAEKLKKQLLSQLESTRPDLN